CCTGCACCTCTTTTATCAAGGACCACCAGTATGATCAGTTAGAGGAAAGAATGCAGTTATTTGAAAAAAACAATCCCATAAGCAAAAAATAACAGATAAACTCTTTGTAATGATAAAATTGTTGTTATATTAGGAGCTCGAATCCACGAGAATCTTAATATAACAACAATTCTATTTTATGATGGGAAAAGACCAAGACTATTTCAAAATTGAAACAAATCACGTATTGCCTTCGCGTGGAAAAATTCTGATTTCCGAGCCTTTTTTACGTGATTCTATGTTTGGCCGTTCAGTTGTTCTTTTGGTGGATCACACTAAAGACGGCTCAATGGGACTTATCATGAATAAGTTGTTGCCAATGAAACTGAACGATGTTGTAGATGAGTTTAAATACTTAGATGATATTCCTCTTTATAATGGAGGACCAATGGGAACAGACACACTATTTTATCTGCATACGCTGAAAAATATTGAAGGAGCGTTGGCTATAGGTGGAGGAATGTACCTCAACGGTAATTTCAATGAAATTAAAAAATACATACTGCAAGGAAATCAAATACAGGGTAATATTCGGTTTTTTTTAGGATATTCCGGATGGCAGGACGGACAGCTCGATCATGAAATTGAAGAGAACACTTGGATGATTGGAAAGGGAGATGCAGGTACTCTGTTGATTGATGAGATTAAGAATATGTGGAAAAAATCCTTAGGCAGTCTGGGCGGGAAATACGAAACCTGGTCCCGTTTTCCGATTATCCCTTCCTTAAACTAGATTGATTAGCTGCATAACAAAGGCATCCTCGTATCCATCCTTTCCTCGAAGCCACTCTTTCAATACCCCGGCCTGAATAAAACCGCACGATGAAAACAATTTTTGGCTTGCTTTATTTCTTACAGAGACATAAGCATACATTTGTTTCAGATGTAAGAAGTTAAAAGAATAATCAGTCAGTAACTCTAATGCCAGGCGAGCAAACCCTTGGCGGCGAAATTCGCTCTTAACGGCAATACCAACCCCTGCCCGCCCATGGATTGGGACAAAATCTGTCAGATCAATGGTTCCTACAACCTTATTATTCATCCGTTGTACTATCATCAAGCGTAACTGCTTATCAGCAAAAATATCACTCTGAGAAGCCTGAATATACTGTTTGAGCACATATCTGGAATATGGAACTGTAAAACTACTAACATCCCATGACTCAGGATCATTCTCCATTTCATACATCACATCAAGATCTTCAGGCTCGGGAGCACGAAGATATATATCATCATTGCTTAAATATCGATTGTTCATAAATAGCTATTTTGAGGAGTAACTAATATTCCGGTTTGCACAGAATAGATTCCTATTTCCACCCCCTTTACTGGAGCAAAGGAAATCAAACGAATAATTGTTTCATATGAAAAAGCGTCACTGTCATAAACAATGTGTGAAAAATCACTAGCCTGCAGAAGGAGGTCAAGATGTCCGTTGGGATGTGTCTGTTCATCAACCGCCAAAAAATGGTGATCACCATTGAGTTCGTTTTTTCGGCATAACTCTCTTACTTCTTGAAGCATCTGTTCATTACCAAGCACCAGAAAGCACTGATCCGATTTATTCTCCTTTGAATTGGATAATCCGACTATTTTCTTAAGCATTCGGTTCAAAAGTGCAACCAAGGCACGAAGGTAGATACCAGTCTTCACAGTACAAGAAAAGAGAACACTGTAATGTGGATAATGTTTTTTGAAGAAGATAACCATCGCCTCATAAAACACCTTCACATATTTAAATGAATCTTTTTTGGTACTTTCACCCTTATAATGAATTATAGGGAACGGAAGATAATAATTTTCGAAACCTGCCTGAGTGATGCGGTACGAAAGATCGATATCTTCTCCATACATAAAAAAAGACTCATCCAGCAATCCGCACTTATCGAGAGTAGATTTTCGCATCAGCATATAAGCTCCTGCCAGTACATCAATGCAATGTGACTCGTTTTCATCAAGATAACGAAGGTGATATTTTCCAAAACGAGTGGAATTAGGGAATAATCTGGATAACCCGGTAAACTTATAGAAAGAGGTCATTGGAGCCGGGAATCCCCGTTTACTCTCGGGCAGAAAGGTGCCATCACCAGTAACCATCTTCACTCCCACTCCTCCTGCGACAGAATGCGTATCCATAAAGTCCAAACAATCGACAATCACCTTCTCACCCACCACGGTATCAGGGTTAAGCAGCAGGATATATTCTCCTTTAGAGAGTGCAATAGCCTGATTATTGGCGCGAGCAAATCCTATATTTTCTTCATTTGCAATAAAATGCACCTGCGAAAAACGAGGCTTTAGGTAATCAAGCGACCCATCTGTGGAAGCATTGTCTACAACAAAAACCTCAACTGACAACTGATCAATAGCACGATATAACGAGTTTAAGCACAATTCTAGAAAGTACTTCACATTATAATTGACTATGATAACTGACAATTTCATTTCAAGAATTAATAATCTCCGTTCATACCGTCGATTGCCTCTCCGATCCGTAGGAATATATTCTTCTTTTTGCCTTTTCTGCGAGCTTTCCCTTTTGCATTCTCAGGCATATCAAAGCCACCACAACGGTAAGATCCGTTTTTTATCATCTGATAAATCACCCCCCAGTCGGGTAAGCCACCTAGGTTACGATCATCAATAAAGAGATCGGCTTTAAGTTTGCGGGAATATCCTTTGCCACGACCATGTTCTTCCGGGAAATCCTTGTTGGCTGCATAAAATTCCAGTCCCCGTTCACGACAAAACTCAATAGCTTCGTCAAGCAAACGACCTTCGCGCACTGTCCAGAGAATCAGTCTATGCTGATCATCCTGGAGTTTCTTTAATGTTTCGATGGCAAAGGGAATTTCTTTTCCAATCTGAGGATATTCATGCTCCACAATGGTGCCATCAAAATCAACTGCAATAATCATATTTACTACTCTTTATCTTCATTATTTGTAATCAGGTTCAATTCTTCACGCATCCGTTTTTCACCCGGCAGGCAGAACAGAGAGGCTGTAACTCCTATCAACGCGCAGAGTCCACCTACATTGCTCAACACCATATAAAAAATCATTATATTTAGATAGGTTGCCAATGCCAACAACATCAACCTGACAGTACTCCAACGCATATAGCGTTTTAGCGCCTCTTCCAAGGGAGCTGACTGAATTCTCTTGACCAACTTAATGCTGAACAGTTTCAGAGAAACCGGAACCAATGCCATGGTGGCAATGATACCTGTAGTCTCAAGCGCATACCTCATTGTATCGTCGTAAGCATAGGCTCCTTCCAGAATAACACCTGTTTGATATAATACCATTATAAGGACAGCTATTACAAGATATAACCCGTACTGAATTCGTAATTTTTTTATTGTCGCTTTTATTTGTGTTTCCATTTTCTGTTTTGTTTTATACTGTTCCTGTAAAAATAGTCCGGTTTGCAATCGAGCGCCCCAGTGTCACCTCGTCGGTATACTCCAGTTCATCTCCAATAGAGATGCCACGTGCAATCACACTTAGTTTCACATTGCTCTTTGCCAGCTTGCGAAAAATGTAGAAGTTGGTTGTATCACCCTCCATGGTAGAGCTAAGAGCCAAAATCACCTCACTCACCTCTCCTTCTTCCACTCGCTTTACCAGACTCTCTATTTGAAGATCGCTTGGCCCTACACCATCCATGGGAGAAATAACTCCGCCCAGTACATGATATAACCCTCTGAATTGCTGCGTGCCTTCTACTGCCATCACATCACGGATATTCTCAACCACGCATATAACAGAGGCGTCGCGCTGCGGATTGGAACATATTTGGCATACCTCTGTATCGGAAATATTGTGACACACCTTGCAGTATTTCACTTCTTTTTTTAGGGTCATAATTGCATTCCCAAAAGCCTCAACGGTCGATTGTTCTTGCCGTAAAAGATGGAGAACCAGCCTCATAGCCGTCTTCTTACCAATGCCCGGCAATTTGGCAAATTCACCTACAGCCTTCTCCAGTAAAGCCGATGGATATTGTTGATTCATAAATACATTTCTCTATAGTCTTCGCAAAGATAGAAAATAAATTCCTACCTTTGCGCATTCAAAAATAAAATATGAACAGTTATTATATATTGCTGACCATAGCTCTTTATTTCGGAATTCTGCTGATTATTGCCCGTCTCACGGGAAGAAAGGGTGGCAGCAATGCCGCATTCTTCAAGGGAGAGAATAAATCACCTTGGTATGTAGTCTCTTTCGGAATGATTGGCGCCTCAATCTCCGGAGTTACTTTTGTTTCGGTTCCCGGCATGGTAAGGGGTATAGACATGACCTACATGCAGACTGTTATTGGCTTTTTCTTCGGATATATGGTAGTGGCCCATCTGCTGCTTCCTCTTTACTACAAGCTTAATCTAACCAGTATCTATTCTTATCTCGACACACGTATCGGAAAGCGTGCATATAAAACAGGAGCTTCCTTCTTTTTACTCTCCAGGTTGGTAGGATCTGCGGCCAAGCTTTATTTGGTTTGTCTCATTCTGCATACTTACGTATTTCAGCAATGGGGAGTACCATTCTGGAGCATAGTGGTAGTTATAGTACTGCTTATATGGCTTTACACCAAGAAGAGCGGAATCAAAACGATCATTTGGACCGACACCGTGCTCACCCTCTGTCTAATTGCAGCACTGGTGCTTATAATCATTGAAACGACACAGATCTTACATCTTGATTTCACAGGGATGATTTCCACTATTAGCAATAGTGAACATTTCCGGATATTCGAGTTCGGCGACTGGCATAGCAGACAGAATTTCTTTAAGCAGTTTTTCAGTGGTATCTTTATCGTGATTGTAATGACAGGACTCGATCAGGACATGATGCAGAAGAACCTGAGTTGCAGAAACCTGAAAGAAGCACAAAAAAACATGTACTGCTATGGATTCTCCTTTATACCAGTAAACTTCTTATTTCTTTGCCTGGGTATCATGCTATTGGTGCTGG
The Bacteroides sedimenti genome window above contains:
- a CDS encoding YqgE/AlgH family protein, whose amino-acid sequence is MGKDQDYFKIETNHVLPSRGKILISEPFLRDSMFGRSVVLLVDHTKDGSMGLIMNKLLPMKLNDVVDEFKYLDDIPLYNGGPMGTDTLFYLHTLKNIEGALAIGGGMYLNGNFNEIKKYILQGNQIQGNIRFFLGYSGWQDGQLDHEIEENTWMIGKGDAGTLLIDEIKNMWKKSLGSLGGKYETWSRFPIIPSLN
- a CDS encoding glycosyltransferase family 2 protein; its protein translation is MKLSVIIVNYNVKYFLELCLNSLYRAIDQLSVEVFVVDNASTDGSLDYLKPRFSQVHFIANEENIGFARANNQAIALSKGEYILLLNPDTVVGEKVIVDCLDFMDTHSVAGGVGVKMVTGDGTFLPESKRGFPAPMTSFYKFTGLSRLFPNSTRFGKYHLRYLDENESHCIDVLAGAYMLMRKSTLDKCGLLDESFFMYGEDIDLSYRITQAGFENYYLPFPIIHYKGESTKKDSFKYVKVFYEAMVIFFKKHYPHYSVLFSCTVKTGIYLRALVALLNRMLKKIVGLSNSKENKSDQCFLVLGNEQMLQEVRELCRKNELNGDHHFLAVDEQTHPNGHLDLLLQASDFSHIVYDSDAFSYETIIRLISFAPVKGVEIGIYSVQTGILVTPQNSYL
- a CDS encoding BT0820 family HAD-type phosphatase, encoding MIIAVDFDGTIVEHEYPQIGKEIPFAIETLKKLQDDQHRLILWTVREGRLLDEAIEFCRERGLEFYAANKDFPEEHGRGKGYSRKLKADLFIDDRNLGGLPDWGVIYQMIKNGSYRCGGFDMPENAKGKARRKGKKKNIFLRIGEAIDGMNGDY
- a CDS encoding GNAT family N-acetyltransferase codes for the protein MNNRYLSNDDIYLRAPEPEDLDVMYEMENDPESWDVSSFTVPYSRYVLKQYIQASQSDIFADKQLRLMIVQRMNNKVVGTIDLTDFVPIHGRAGVGIAVKSEFRRQGFARLALELLTDYSFNFLHLKQMYAYVSVRNKASQKLFSSCGFIQAGVLKEWLRGKDGYEDAFVMQLINLV
- a CDS encoding sodium:solute symporter encodes the protein MNSYYILLTIALYFGILLIIARLTGRKGGSNAAFFKGENKSPWYVVSFGMIGASISGVTFVSVPGMVRGIDMTYMQTVIGFFFGYMVVAHLLLPLYYKLNLTSIYSYLDTRIGKRAYKTGASFFLLSRLVGSAAKLYLVCLILHTYVFQQWGVPFWSIVVVIVLLIWLYTKKSGIKTIIWTDTVLTLCLIAALVLIIIETTQILHLDFTGMISTISNSEHFRIFEFGDWHSRQNFFKQFFSGIFIVIVMTGLDQDMMQKNLSCRNLKEAQKNMYCYGFSFIPVNFLFLCLGIMLLVLAQRLQLTLPAQPDDILPMFAAQGYMGPSVLALFSIGIIAASFSSSDSALTSLTTSFCVDILRIGKDTEEVATRKRRRVHFGMSAALVLVICIFELVNNKSVIDTIFTIASYTYGPLLGLFAFGLFTRLQPRDRYVPNVAIASPIICYITSVLTDRLTGYKFGYEMLMLNGALTFAGLALISTKNKLKE
- the recR gene encoding recombination mediator RecR yields the protein MNQQYPSALLEKAVGEFAKLPGIGKKTAMRLVLHLLRQEQSTVEAFGNAIMTLKKEVKYCKVCHNISDTEVCQICSNPQRDASVICVVENIRDVMAVEGTQQFRGLYHVLGGVISPMDGVGPSDLQIESLVKRVEEGEVSEVILALSSTMEGDTTNFYIFRKLAKSNVKLSVIARGISIGDELEYTDEVTLGRSIANRTIFTGTV